One window of Pirellulales bacterium genomic DNA carries:
- a CDS encoding class I SAM-dependent methyltransferase: MNPTSDAPNPAAIQELLEAFRRSKVMFAAVSLGVFDALRGGAASSGDLATRLACHPSSCERLLNACVSLGLLARKNNQYENTPTAAAYLTSDSPQRMTGYVGYSNDIMWKLWANLEDAVREGDHRWKQTFGWDGPIFSHFYRTEEAKREFLMGMHGFGVLSSPEVVKAFDLSRFKLLVDLGGATGHLPIAACRQYPHMRGVVFDLADAAPLAREIIAEAGMTDRVEIASGDFFADELPEADLYALGRILHDWSEDKIHKLLARIYDRLPAGGGLLIAEKLLNDDKTGPRWAHMQDLNMLSCTEGRERTLAEYTALLKHAGFAEVAGQVTQSPLDAVLALKA; the protein is encoded by the coding sequence ATGAATCCAACCAGCGACGCACCGAATCCGGCAGCTATTCAGGAATTGCTCGAAGCTTTTCGCCGCTCGAAAGTCATGTTCGCTGCCGTCTCGTTGGGCGTGTTCGACGCCCTCCGCGGGGGGGCAGCAAGCAGCGGTGACCTCGCCACGCGTCTGGCGTGTCATCCAAGCTCCTGCGAGCGGTTGCTGAATGCCTGCGTTAGTCTCGGACTGCTCGCGCGAAAGAACAACCAATACGAAAACACGCCGACGGCTGCCGCCTACCTGACCAGTGACAGCCCACAGCGGATGACGGGCTACGTCGGCTATTCGAACGACATCATGTGGAAGCTGTGGGCCAACCTGGAAGATGCGGTTCGCGAAGGCGATCATCGCTGGAAGCAGACGTTCGGCTGGGATGGTCCGATCTTCTCGCACTTCTATCGTACCGAGGAGGCCAAACGCGAATTCCTGATGGGCATGCACGGTTTCGGCGTGCTCAGCTCGCCGGAAGTCGTAAAGGCCTTCGATCTGTCGCGTTTCAAACTGTTGGTCGACTTGGGAGGCGCGACGGGACATCTGCCGATTGCGGCCTGCCGGCAGTATCCGCACATGCGCGGTGTGGTTTTTGACTTGGCGGATGCAGCGCCGCTGGCGCGCGAGATCATCGCCGAAGCGGGCATGACCGACCGCGTTGAGATTGCTTCGGGAGATTTCTTCGCCGACGAATTGCCCGAGGCAGATCTGTACGCCTTGGGGCGCATCCTGCACGATTGGAGCGAGGACAAAATTCACAAGCTCCTCGCACGCATCTACGACCGGCTGCCTGCCGGCGGAGGCTTGTTGATCGCCGAGAAGCTGTTGAACGACGACAAGACCGGTCCCCGTTGGGCTCACATGCAGGATTTGAACATGCTCAGCTGCACCGAGGGACGCGAACGCACCCTCGCCGAATACACGGCCCTGCTGAAGCACGCGGGCTTCGCCGAGGTCGCGGGGCAGGTTACGCAATCGCCGCTGGACGCGGTGCTGGCTTTGAAAGCCTGA
- a CDS encoding carboxylesterase family protein codes for MTRVRLAISLHVLTVGFVFTSAASAATLYHDPLFGVSETSNVVYGSGPTQNGASSENLTLDVYKPVQGSTPLPASTPAIVLVHGGGFVSGDKTDMAPLAEQYASLGYVVVSINYRMYADFPPNSSPGPADNFTPPPPGFDSFPDLQLGGNAINAAVQDSETAMTWVRTNAASLGVNPDRIGIGGASAGGITAELVGYNNVPAHIAPTVVLDFLGSMYGTESVIQPGGPAAFMFHGDADTQVPFSGDLAVSNQLTAVGIYHEFYQGVGIGHELDTSVFNLQFGNETLLQHNIDFLANHLVPEPGSLVMSAMALAALLFMKRRQIGKAFAR; via the coding sequence ATGACTCGTGTTCGTCTGGCGATCTCTTTGCATGTTCTAACGGTAGGTTTCGTTTTCACGAGCGCGGCGAGCGCCGCCACGTTGTATCACGATCCCCTCTTCGGCGTATCGGAAACGTCGAACGTCGTCTACGGCAGCGGTCCGACACAAAACGGGGCGAGCAGTGAAAACCTGACGCTCGACGTTTACAAACCGGTGCAGGGATCAACGCCGCTTCCCGCCTCGACGCCGGCCATCGTGCTGGTGCATGGCGGCGGGTTCGTCTCGGGCGACAAGACCGATATGGCGCCGTTGGCCGAGCAATACGCCTCGCTGGGCTACGTCGTGGTATCGATCAATTACCGCATGTACGCCGATTTTCCTCCCAACTCGTCCCCCGGCCCGGCCGATAACTTCACGCCACCGCCGCCGGGTTTCGACAGCTTTCCGGATCTGCAACTCGGTGGCAACGCAATCAACGCCGCCGTGCAGGATTCTGAAACGGCCATGACATGGGTGCGCACCAATGCCGCCTCGCTGGGCGTCAATCCGGACCGCATCGGCATCGGCGGCGCCTCGGCCGGCGGCATCACGGCCGAGTTGGTCGGCTATAACAACGTGCCTGCACACATCGCCCCCACGGTCGTACTCGATTTTCTGGGAAGCATGTATGGCACCGAGTCCGTGATTCAGCCCGGCGGCCCCGCGGCCTTCATGTTCCACGGCGATGCCGATACGCAAGTTCCGTTTTCCGGCGACCTGGCCGTCTCGAATCAACTCACCGCCGTCGGCATCTACCACGAATTCTACCAAGGTGTCGGCATCGGCCACGAACTCGACACGAGCGTATTCAATCTGCAGTTCGGCAACGAGACATTGCTCCAGCACAACATCGACTTCCTGGCCAACCACCTGGTGCCCGAACCGGGCAGCCTTGTCATGTCGGCGATGGCGCTCGCGGCGCTATTGTTTATGAAGCGCCGTCAAATCGGCAAAGCGTTCGCGCGATAG
- a CDS encoding universal stress protein has product MLKTILLVVPENDPEHAAVKLAMRWAKEFDALLVALGLVDETRVHPLEAVPLGAGQAKRELDTSRLVRRRREIEGSLSTLALRCAEQQVAFKPLEDFGRPTADILLESKRFDVIVMPRHGHYFHASTENGLGTALWEVVRATPRPVLAVPDQATVGESVVVAYDGSLQAARALQAFQASGLATNRKVHVVALNEDHGEAARCGDRAVEFLANHDIHAVLHADTCEPRTSERLIQYAYRLDAGLVVMGAYGRPMVLECVMGSVTRALLGHCTIPLFLYH; this is encoded by the coding sequence ATGCTTAAGACAATTCTTCTTGTGGTTCCCGAGAATGATCCCGAGCACGCGGCTGTAAAGCTCGCGATGCGTTGGGCGAAAGAGTTCGATGCGTTGCTCGTGGCTTTAGGTCTTGTCGACGAGACGCGCGTTCATCCCCTGGAGGCAGTGCCACTGGGGGCGGGGCAAGCGAAGCGCGAGCTCGATACGAGCCGGTTGGTGAGGAGGCGTCGCGAAATTGAAGGAAGTTTGTCAACTCTGGCGCTACGCTGTGCCGAACAGCAGGTGGCGTTTAAGCCGCTCGAAGATTTTGGCAGGCCGACGGCCGACATCCTGCTCGAATCGAAAAGATTTGATGTGATCGTCATGCCACGTCACGGCCATTACTTTCATGCATCCACGGAAAATGGTTTGGGTACGGCGTTGTGGGAGGTAGTGCGTGCGACTCCGCGCCCCGTGCTGGCGGTACCAGACCAGGCGACGGTAGGAGAAAGCGTCGTTGTGGCCTATGACGGAAGCTTACAGGCGGCCCGCGCCCTGCAGGCATTTCAAGCCAGCGGACTGGCGACGAATCGTAAGGTTCATGTAGTGGCTTTGAACGAAGATCATGGCGAGGCCGCGCGGTGCGGCGATCGGGCCGTCGAGTTTCTCGCCAATCACGATATTCATGCCGTGCTACACGCCGATACTTGCGAGCCGCGCACATCGGAACGTCTCATCCAATATGCGTATCGTCTCGACGCGGGATTAGTTGTGATGGGCGCGTATGGTCGACCGATGGTTCTTGAATGCGTGATGGGCTCAGTCACGCGCGCCTTGCTTGGGCACTGCACGATTCCGCTGTTTCTTTATCATTAA
- a CDS encoding tetratricopeptide repeat protein: MRGRDSSRARPKNSSRVDNSRAAPGPGIASKDAAIKDAAIGAGVFLFLAATIGIVYSTAVDGPFFYDDSTSVLYNPSIVRLFPLVGTDAAPGPLNPPRDISTSGRPLVNLSLAVNYHFGQFNPRGYHVTNVVIHAIAAFLLWAIVRWTLRLPYFEGRFSNRVADWLALCVALLWSVHPMQTEAVQYVTQRTELMMACGYLVTLYASLRYWDAMATPQRRIWLGVAILACSAGMACKEVMVTAPVVVLLFERVFIAGSFRRAIERSWPLYVGLVLGWLLLVGLNLAGPRAATAGLGLGVPIYQWWLTQFEVLFLYVKLAVWPWPLSIHYEMPLIETFSVAWPWMIGAAGVGVVVAWLLYQRTAVGFLLASVLLILSPTFVVPIATEVAAERRMYLPLAGLMALAVVGAYGVARRVQQIISGETATLTTQALSLTATLFVALALATGYAVASVHRLNIYRDEVSLWQDALRSAPDSPLVRMNLGLALINAGLPQQAIEHYEAALRLEPEKGATHRNNLALALLSSGRRAEAIAQYEEALRIDPELVEAHNNLGSLLLGEGKAAEAVAHFTAVTQLKPDYAEGYLGLAMALSAAGRPDAAAAGERALALAREQGNAALAKQVTDWLSAFRASAPKN, from the coding sequence TTGCGTGGACGCGACTCGTCAAGGGCCCGACCGAAGAACTCGTCCCGAGTCGATAATTCGCGCGCCGCGCCCGGGCCAGGCATTGCGAGCAAGGACGCTGCCATCAAAGACGCCGCGATTGGTGCCGGCGTGTTTCTGTTTCTGGCCGCGACGATCGGTATCGTTTATTCCACGGCCGTCGACGGGCCATTTTTCTACGATGATTCGACGAGTGTTCTCTATAACCCGTCGATCGTGCGGTTGTTTCCGCTCGTCGGAACCGATGCCGCGCCGGGGCCGCTGAACCCGCCACGCGATATTAGTACCTCGGGGCGGCCGCTGGTGAATTTGTCGCTGGCGGTGAATTACCACTTTGGACAATTCAACCCGCGCGGCTATCACGTGACGAATGTTGTGATCCACGCGATCGCGGCATTCTTATTGTGGGCGATCGTGCGGTGGACACTGCGATTACCCTATTTCGAAGGACGATTTAGCAATCGCGTGGCTGATTGGCTGGCCTTGTGCGTGGCCCTACTCTGGTCAGTGCATCCGATGCAAACCGAGGCCGTGCAATATGTGACGCAGCGCACCGAGTTGATGATGGCCTGCGGCTATCTGGTCACGCTGTACGCTAGCCTGCGCTACTGGGACGCGATGGCCACGCCGCAGCGAAGAATTTGGCTCGGCGTCGCAATCCTCGCGTGTTCGGCAGGCATGGCGTGCAAAGAAGTAATGGTCACGGCGCCGGTCGTGGTGCTGCTCTTCGAACGTGTGTTCATTGCCGGATCATTTCGTCGCGCGATCGAACGTTCCTGGCCGTTGTACGTGGGGCTAGTGCTAGGTTGGTTATTGCTCGTGGGATTGAACCTCGCCGGTCCGCGCGCGGCGACTGCCGGTTTGGGGCTGGGGGTGCCGATCTACCAGTGGTGGCTGACGCAGTTCGAAGTGCTGTTTCTTTACGTGAAGCTTGCGGTGTGGCCGTGGCCGCTGTCGATTCATTACGAGATGCCGCTCATCGAGACCTTCTCGGTCGCGTGGCCTTGGATGATCGGCGCGGCGGGCGTTGGAGTGGTTGTCGCGTGGCTATTGTATCAGCGCACGGCCGTTGGCTTTCTTCTGGCGAGCGTGCTGCTGATCCTCTCGCCGACGTTCGTCGTGCCGATCGCAACCGAGGTCGCCGCCGAGCGGCGCATGTATCTGCCGCTGGCCGGCCTAATGGCGCTGGCCGTCGTGGGGGCGTATGGGGTCGCCCGTCGTGTGCAGCAGATCATCAGTGGTGAAACGGCAACACTAACGACACAAGCACTTTCGCTCACTGCGACGCTCTTCGTTGCTCTCGCACTTGCGACCGGTTACGCCGTGGCGAGCGTGCATCGTTTGAACATCTATCGTGACGAGGTATCGCTTTGGCAGGATGCGCTACGCAGTGCGCCTGACAGCCCGCTGGTGCGTATGAACCTGGGGTTGGCGCTGATCAACGCCGGGCTTCCGCAGCAGGCGATTGAGCATTACGAGGCGGCGCTACGATTGGAACCGGAGAAGGGGGCCACGCATCGCAATAATCTTGCGCTAGCGCTCTTAAGTTCGGGCCGGCGGGCGGAGGCCATCGCGCAATACGAGGAGGCTCTGCGGATCGATCCGGAACTGGTCGAAGCGCACAATAATCTCGGCAGCCTGCTGCTGGGCGAAGGCAAGGCGGCGGAAGCGGTCGCGCATTTCACGGCCGTGACCCAGCTCAAGCCCGATTACGCCGAGGGATATTTGGGGCTGGCAATGGCACTCAGCGCGGCCGGGCGCCCCGATGCCGCCGCGGCCGGCGAACGCGCTCTGGCACTTGCGCGCGAGCAAGGTAACGCGGCTCTAGCGAAGCAAGTCACGGATTGGCTGAGCGCGTTTCGAGCGAGCGCGCCAAAGAACTGA
- a CDS encoding PLP-dependent transferase produces MSKAEKARELAARQLSPLRNSTSATDVPALVDEQLAHFGIDAASDFGQALASIATRLYECHGDIEALWRVTLASIGRLDRSDRIAYFNAAKFLSFQFAKLLDMLQAPSRRSYQSLDYTSTTQYAKGPYAVFDNVTAIFSANPVITRTATYIYACAEWIADAFQGKELLLEIYSRLLNPTSVSLANYIVDLEAGPYSAEYFAWNFNSGMAAIDAALSHLLGAGDILITSRNIYGGAHQLIHDWFAKPGNLGIAVATFDGYTADDFLECLSEVREKYADRLQVGRRMYVYLESPCNPHGYVLDVPGICRAAHAEGLRVMLDATVGTPFLVRPLQRDDVPERPDFVIHSYTKDLSGSGTVVAGVVIGRNEDMFIPKGESIGEASWQDTLFWNVYYVKGAFLNADAAFEVMQGIRTLENRMLAKCINTIILARFLAAHPAINVHANVLPDDENSQLREEQMFLGLPAPLFTIDFERAEISRAAFQRFFDNLSPTFGHMISLGQSNTIISCPALTTHSELPPAELERTGILPTTIRFAVGDEDPRDLLTHLVGTARITIDPVVPGFTAQFPTTADADSLVRDSYLEVHRRYIESKCGTKD; encoded by the coding sequence ATGTCGAAGGCTGAGAAAGCGCGCGAGCTGGCGGCCCGGCAACTTTCGCCGCTGCGTAATTCGACGTCGGCCACCGACGTGCCGGCGCTGGTTGACGAACAGTTGGCGCACTTCGGCATCGACGCGGCGAGCGATTTCGGCCAGGCGCTGGCCAGCATCGCCACCCGGCTGTACGAATGCCACGGCGATATCGAGGCTTTGTGGCGCGTGACGCTTGCTTCGATCGGGCGGCTGGACCGATCGGACCGGATCGCGTACTTCAATGCGGCCAAGTTCCTGTCGTTTCAGTTCGCCAAGCTATTGGACATGCTGCAGGCCCCGTCGCGTCGCAGCTATCAGAGCCTGGATTACACGTCGACAACGCAATATGCCAAGGGGCCGTACGCCGTTTTCGACAATGTGACGGCGATCTTCTCGGCCAATCCGGTCATCACGCGCACGGCGACGTATATCTATGCCTGTGCTGAGTGGATCGCCGATGCCTTTCAAGGCAAAGAGCTGCTGCTGGAGATCTATTCGCGGCTGCTGAACCCGACTTCGGTGTCGCTGGCGAATTACATCGTCGACCTGGAAGCGGGGCCGTACAGCGCGGAGTATTTTGCCTGGAACTTCAACAGCGGCATGGCGGCCATCGACGCGGCGCTCAGCCATCTATTGGGGGCGGGCGACATTCTGATCACCAGCCGGAACATTTACGGCGGCGCCCATCAGTTGATTCACGATTGGTTCGCCAAGCCGGGCAACCTGGGAATTGCGGTCGCTACGTTCGACGGTTATACGGCAGACGATTTTCTCGAGTGCCTGAGCGAAGTGCGTGAGAAGTACGCCGATCGACTGCAAGTCGGCCGACGGATGTATGTCTACCTGGAAAGCCCCTGCAATCCCCACGGCTACGTGCTGGACGTGCCGGGCATTTGCCGCGCTGCCCATGCTGAGGGGCTGCGGGTCATGCTCGATGCGACGGTCGGCACGCCGTTTCTCGTGCGCCCGTTGCAGCGCGATGATGTCCCGGAGAGGCCCGATTTCGTTATTCACAGTTACACGAAGGATCTTTCCGGATCAGGCACCGTAGTGGCCGGCGTGGTGATCGGCCGCAACGAGGACATGTTCATCCCGAAAGGGGAATCGATCGGCGAGGCGTCGTGGCAGGACACGTTGTTCTGGAATGTGTACTACGTCAAAGGGGCGTTTCTGAACGCCGATGCTGCCTTCGAAGTGATGCAAGGGATTCGCACGCTCGAGAACCGCATGCTGGCCAAGTGCATCAACACGATCATCCTGGCCCGATTTCTGGCGGCGCATCCGGCGATCAACGTGCATGCCAACGTTCTGCCGGACGACGAGAATTCGCAGTTGCGCGAGGAGCAGATGTTCCTCGGGCTGCCTGCGCCACTGTTTACGATCGATTTCGAGCGGGCTGAAATCTCTCGCGCGGCATTCCAGCGATTTTTCGATAACCTGTCCCCGACGTTCGGCCACATGATCAGCCTGGGGCAATCGAACACGATCATCAGTTGCCCGGCATTGACCACGCATTCGGAATTGCCCCCCGCGGAACTAGAGCGGACGGGCATCCTGCCGACCACGATTCGCTTTGCGGTCGGGGATGAAGATCCGCGCGATCTGCTGACGCACCTGGTCGGGACGGCGCGGATCACGATCGATCCAGTCGTGCCCGGCTTCACGGCGCAGTTTCCCACGACCGCTGATGCGGACTCGCTGGTGCGCGATTCCTACCTGGAAGTGCATCGACGTTATATCGAGTCGAAATGCGGGACGAAGGATTAA
- a CDS encoding molybdopterin-dependent oxidoreductase, whose protein sequence is MSEIEQFLAEHVALSRRYFLRATATSAAVMAGWPARLRAEEGIESPEARKGLDEAIARLEPYFTPQANFQDVSRGDPVPHTLSEEKKREVGLTRDTWRLQVTSDPDNPVPLRKTFSRADGTAFDFAALMQLAETRAVRFAKVMTCLNLGCPLGMGIWEGVPLRDVIWLTKPGDALRRVFYFGYHNDDPRQIFRSSLPIGRVLEDPFDLPPVILCYKLNGHWLSSERGGPVRILVPEAYGFKCVKWITDVVLTNLAGANDTYANENNDIDSPLKSFAATISAPRQWKAGESVPLTGYAQVGIGGLSKVQVWLQPEGEESPKGDPYFATAPWGDVEILPPPTQWGGELADEKLTSATQGFDESSGRPISWPMRLTKVHWATLLPAVPAGKYVLRCRAVDAKGNGQPMPRPFRKSGHAAIEQISVVVE, encoded by the coding sequence ATGAGCGAGATCGAACAATTTCTGGCCGAGCATGTCGCGCTCTCGCGCCGCTATTTCTTGCGCGCTACGGCCACGAGCGCCGCGGTCATGGCCGGATGGCCGGCGCGGCTACGGGCGGAGGAGGGAATCGAATCGCCCGAGGCGCGAAAGGGGCTGGACGAGGCGATTGCGAGGCTCGAGCCCTACTTCACGCCGCAGGCGAATTTTCAGGATGTTTCGCGCGGCGATCCGGTCCCGCACACGCTCTCGGAAGAGAAAAAGCGCGAAGTCGGCCTGACGCGCGATACATGGCGATTGCAGGTGACGTCTGACCCGGACAATCCCGTTCCGCTGCGCAAGACATTCTCGCGTGCCGATGGGACGGCGTTCGACTTTGCGGCGCTGATGCAATTGGCCGAAACGCGTGCCGTGCGATTTGCCAAGGTAATGACCTGCCTGAATCTCGGCTGTCCGCTGGGCATGGGCATTTGGGAAGGCGTTCCGCTGCGCGACGTGATTTGGCTAACGAAGCCGGGCGACGCGTTACGGCGCGTTTTTTACTTTGGATATCACAACGACGATCCACGGCAGATATTTCGCAGCTCATTGCCGATTGGCCGGGTGTTGGAAGATCCGTTCGATCTGCCGCCTGTGATCCTTTGCTACAAGCTGAACGGTCATTGGTTGAGCAGTGAGCGAGGAGGTCCGGTGCGCATCCTGGTGCCCGAGGCCTATGGATTCAAATGCGTGAAATGGATCACGGACGTTGTGCTGACGAACCTGGCCGGCGCGAATGACACTTACGCCAACGAGAACAACGATATCGACAGTCCGCTGAAGAGTTTCGCGGCTACGATCTCGGCCCCGCGCCAGTGGAAAGCGGGTGAAAGCGTACCGCTGACCGGCTATGCCCAGGTGGGGATCGGTGGCTTGTCGAAGGTGCAGGTGTGGCTGCAGCCCGAGGGAGAGGAATCGCCGAAAGGAGATCCTTACTTCGCGACGGCGCCGTGGGGCGATGTCGAGATTCTGCCGCCGCCTACACAGTGGGGAGGCGAGTTGGCGGATGAAAAACTGACGAGCGCGACGCAAGGCTTTGACGAATCATCGGGACGGCCGATCTCGTGGCCGATGCGGCTGACCAAGGTGCATTGGGCCACGCTGTTGCCGGCCGTGCCGGCGGGCAAGTATGTGCTGCGCTGCCGGGCTGTCGACGCGAAGGGAAATGGACAACCGATGCCGCGGCCATTTCGCAAATCGGGTCATGCCGCGATCGAGCAAATCTCGGTCGTGGTCGAATAA